TGGCATATGACTTCCTCTGCTGTCGACAATTTGGTATGTATGTACCTGCATCATTTGACATAATATGGATGTGTAGCCtcaataattatgatatgttatgtatGGAAATGGTTATAAACTAATATGTATCATAGGATCATGCCGCCTAAGCGTAAAGCATCAGAAGGGGAGGATAGTTCATCATCTAGAGTTGTGGATGAATTTagcaagtttttgaaaaatcagGCCAAAGTACAAGGCGAGCAAATCCAGCAACTCTTACGAATGCAGAATGCAGAGCGAGGGAGAGATTGAGAGCAGGTGAGGCCAAATCCCAGTAGTGAAGACGCATACGAAAGATTTCGTAATATGAAGCCACCCGAATTTGATGGTAGCACTGATCCCATGGTTGCCTTGGAATGGGTCAAAGCTGTGGAGGAAATTTATGATTATCTACAGTTTGACGATAATGATCGAGTCAGTTGTGCCATTTTTCTACTGACCAAGACGAAAAGGATTTGGTGGGAAGCCACCATGGTATCAGTTAATGTCTCGGCATTCAAGTGGCAGGAGTTTAAAGATTTATTCTATGACAAATATTTTCCTCGAGATGTTCGAAGTCAGAAAGTGAAGGAATTCCTAGA
This is a stretch of genomic DNA from Primulina eburnea isolate SZY01 chromosome 11, ASM2296580v1, whole genome shotgun sequence. It encodes these proteins:
- the LOC140805491 gene encoding uncharacterized protein encodes the protein MKPPEFDGSTDPMVALEWVKAVEEIYDYLQFDDNDRVSCAIFLLTKTKRIWWEATMVSVNVSAFKWQEFKDLFYDKYFPRDVRSQKVKEFLELIQGNMTMQEYILKFEQGCQFAPYRASNDIEKGEHFL